One window of the Anopheles cruzii chromosome 2, idAnoCruzAS_RS32_06, whole genome shotgun sequence genome contains the following:
- the LOC128269131 gene encoding mitochondrial thiamine pyrophosphate carrier-like, with amino-acid sequence MDREKNETSSNSGIAGGAAGCITRFICQPLDVLKIRFQLQVEPLSEQHVTSKYRTIAQSTRLVYREEGLRAFWKGHNPAQVLSIIYGVAQFSSYERFNHVMRTIDVFERHHNARNFICGAASGTAATVITLPLDVVRTRLISQDPGRGYRSSVQGLKLIYLHEGVRGLYRGLGPSVLQIAPLTGGQFMFYNIFGSMFRQYFNISTSETLPAIELFICGGLAGICTKLLVYPLDLAKKRLQIQGFAKSRQTFGRHFVCDNMFHCLYSIARQEGFIGLYKGLYPALLKACFMSAFYFAIYDEMVLILNH; translated from the coding sequence ATGGATCGCGAAAAGAACGAAACGTCTTCCAACTCGGGCATCGCGGGAGGCGCTGCCGGGTGTATTACTCGCTTCATTTGCCAGCCGCTCGACGTACTGAAAATACGCTTCCAGCTTCAGGTGGAACCGCTCAGCGAACAGCACGTGACGTCCAAATACCGCACCATCGCCCAATCGACTCGCCTCGTGTACCGCGAGGAGGGGCTGCGCGCTTTTTGGAAGGGCCACAACCCGGCCCAGGTACTGTCCATCATTTACGGTGTGGCACAGTTTTCGTCCTACGAGCGTTTCAACCATGTGATGCGCACGATCGACGTGTTCGAGCGGCACCACAACGCGCGCAACTTTATCTGCGGTGCCGCGAGCGGCACGGCCGCCACCGTGATTACGTTACCGTTGGACGTGGTACGCACGAGACTGATATCGCAAGACCCGGGCCGAGGCTATCGCAGCTCGGTGCAGGGGCTGAAGCTAATCTACCTGCACGAGGGTGTCCGCGGTCTGTACCGGGGCCTGGGGCCAAGCGTGCTGCAGATCGCCCCCCTCACCGGCGGCCAGTTTATGTTCTACAACATCTTTGGCAGCATGTTTCGACAGTATTTTAATATAAGCACGAGCGAAACGCTGCCCGCCATCGAGCTGTTCATCTGCGGTGGGCTGGCTGGTATCTGCACCAAGCTGCTGGTCTACCCACTCGATCTGGCCAAGAAGCGGCTACAGATACAGGGGTTTGCCAAAAGTCGCCAGACCTTCGGCCGGCACTTTGTGTGTGATAATATGTTCCACTGTCTGTACAGCATCGCCCGGCAGGAGGGCTTCATCGGGCTGTACAAGGGCCTCTATCCGGCGCTGCTGAAGGCGTGCTTCATGTCTGCTTTCTACTTTGCCATCTACGACGAAATGGTGCTCATCTTGAACCACTGA
- the LOC128269130 gene encoding palmitoyltransferase app, translated as MAPSQKVTKKWEIFAGRNKFYCDGYLMTAPNSGVFYFTVILITVTSGLFFVFDCPFLAQRITPAIPIIGGILFVFTLSALFRTAFSDPGIIPRASQDEAAYIEKQIEVPNSLNSPTYRPPPRTKEVFVKGQTVKLKYCFTCKIFRPPRASHCSLCDNCVDRFDHHCPWVGNCVGKRNYRFFYMFIVSLAFLAVFIFSCTTTHVVMLLKEDNQFIDVVKRTPSSVIIAVICFCSVWSVIGLAGFHTYLTTSDQTTNEDIKGSFSSKGGQQSINPYSQGNICLNCFHILCGPITPSLIDRRGVVTDEYRTQMQATDKYNSATVPPLVVMQPAMDTLNKHYSLDHELQNAANGTGGGVYRQRSCDNLQNGKSNSVAHLVENEAPLSTTGNVSAIEDTTTTTILLDEDGIELEPTTLADGPHIGSPDDGSNQLTGSYTNLFRDPSLGVPGGGPGPVTSHSTSKLHYGSLLMNDCDKIQSADEIINVSELMMVCSVSGHENVYSNIPPAQVSPSGSAVGLLSPKRTSQGSSNLSGVELSVGNGGTHQHHHQHVYSNVSGAAGMGASVVLDFQPPASSLVGANSHQLTAGTQHLPKHSSSGNHPAIEQQPLTDPTLLLSSSFIGNDLDLDDPVLSSAFATPKAAPSSGKPHPSERASHAPLPALKASQPISTIEMKNVIKMLDPNAIIQQQSANGMGIGPTNSTTVTSTTAQNATSNNNANDGDGSPRFISPSASRMRLLQESTMIDTALDLDSLDGSIGNHSQSCLVKTAIV; from the exons ATGGCCCCGAGTCAAAAAGTGACAAAAAAGTGGGAAATTTTTGCCGGCAGGAACAAGTTTTACTGCGACGGGTACCTGATGACGGCACCGAACTCGGGAGTGTTCTACTTTACGGTGATACTCATAACCGTTACAAGTGGACTATTTTTTGTCTTCGA CTGTCCATTCCTTGCGCAACGGATAACACCTGCGATACCGATCATAGGCGGTATACTGTTCGTCTTCACGCTGAGTGCCCTCTTTAGGACGGCATTCAGTGACCCGGGCATCATTCCACGTGCTTCCCAGGATGAGGCGGCTTACATCGAGAAGCAAATCGAGGTGCCGAACTCGCTGAACAGCCCTACTTATCGACCACCGCCCCGCACGAAAGAGGTGTTCGTGAAGGGCCAAACGGTGAAGctgaaatattgtttcaccTGCAAAATCTTCCGACCACCACGGGCCTCGCATTGCAGCCTATGTGATAATTgcgtcgatcgtttcgatcaTCACTGTCCGTGG GTGGGCAACTGTGTCGGTAAGCGAAACTACCGATTCTTCTATATGTTTATCGTCTCTCTGGCGTTCCTAGCAGTATTCATATTTTCCTGCACAACGACCCATGTAGTAATGT TATTGAAGGAAGATAATCAGTTTATTGACGTTGTCAAGCGGACTCCTTCCAGTGTGATAATAGCCGTAATATGTTTCTGTTCCGTGTGGTCTGTCATCGGTTTGGCCGGTTTTCACACTTATCTTACGACGAGTGATCAAACAACGAATGAAGAT ATCAAAGGATCGTTCAGCTCCAAAGGAGGTCAGCAATCCATCAATCCCTACTCACAAGGCAACATTTGCCTAAACTGTTTTCACATACTTTGCGGTCCCATTACGCCATCCTTGATCGACAG ACGGGGGGTCGTTACGGACGAGTATCGCACGCAAATGCAAGCCACTGACAAGTACAACAGTGCTACCGTGCCGCCATTGGTCGTGATGCAACCGGCAATGGACACGCTCAATAAACACTATAGTTTAGAT CATGAACTCCAAAACGCGGCCAACGGaactggcggtggcgtgtaTCGTCAGCGCAGCTGCGATAACTTACAAAATG GAAAGTCCAACAGCGTAGCTCACCTGGTGGAGAATGAAGCGCCACTGTCTACGACGGGCAACGTGTCGGCGATAGAAGatacgaccaccaccaccatcctgCTGGATGAAGATGGAATTGAACTAGAGCCAACGACCCTAGCCGATGGACCGCACATTGGTTCGCCGGATGACGGAAGCAATCAGCTGACCGGTAGCTACACGAATCTATTCCGTGATCCATCGCTCGGagtgcccggtggtggtcccggaccggtgactTCGCACAGCACGAGCAAGCTGCATTACGGTAGTCTGCTGATGAACGATTGTGACAAAATTCAGAGCGCCGACGAAATCATTAACGTTAGCGAGCTGATGATGGTATGCAGCGTCAGTGGGCACGAGAATGTCTATAGTAACATTCCGCCAGCCCAGGTGTCACCGTCCGGGTCAGCAGTTGGGCTGTTGTCGCCCAAACGAACCAGTCAGGGAAGTAGTAATTTATCGGGGGTCGAGCTCTCGGTCGGAAACGGTGGCAcacatcagcatcatcaccagcacGTCTACTCCAACGTGAGCGGCGCGGCCGGGATGGGTGCGAGCGTTGTTCTGGACTTTCAGCCCCCGGCGAGTAGTTTGGTGGGTGCCAACTCTCACCAATTAACGGCCGGAACACAGCACCTTCCCAAGCATTCGTCAAGCGGAAACCATCCTGCAATcgagcaacaaccgctgaCTGATCCCACACTCTTGCTTAGTTCCTCGTTCATTGGCAACGATCTCGATCTCGACGATCCCGTGTTAAGCAGTGCGTTCGCCACACCAAAAGCGGCGCCATCCTCGGGGAAACCGCATCCTTCCGAACGAGCGTCGCACGCACCGCTACCGGCACTGAAAGCGTCGCAACCGATCAGTACGATCGAAATGAAGAATGTCATCAAAATGCTAGATCCGAACGCGATCATTCAGCAACAGTCAGCAAACGGAATGGGAATCGGACCGACGAACAGCACCACCGTCACATCGACGACGGCGCAAAATGcgacgagcaacaacaacgccaacgACGGGGACGGTTCCCCCCGGTTCATTTCGCCCAGTGCCAGTCGGATGCGATTGCTGCAAGAATCGACCATGATCGACACGGCGCTCGATCTCGACAGCTTGGACGGCTCCATTGGCAACCATTCACAGTCTTGTCTCGTAAAGACAGCGATCGTGTAG
- the LOC128269051 gene encoding actin-related protein 3: MTGRLPACVIDVGTGYTKLGFAANKEPQFIIPSAIAIKESAKVGDQSARRVTKGVEDLDFFIGDEAFDATGYSVKYPVRHGLVEDWDLMERFLEQCIFKYLRAEPEDHHFLLTEPPLNTPENREYTAEIMFETFNVPGLYIAVQAVLALAASWASRPVQERTLTGIVVDSGDGVTHVIPVAEGYVIGSCIKHIPIAGRNITSFIQSLLREREVGIPPEQSLETAKAIKERYCYICPDIAKEFAKYDSEPAKWMRHYEGINAITKNPFGVDVGYERFLGPEIFFHPEFSNPDFTTPLSEIVDTVIQNCPIDVRRPLYNNIVLSGGSTMFRDFGRRLQRDIKRSVDARLRISENLSEGRIKPKPIDVSVISHHMQRYAVWFGGSMLASTPEFYQVCHTKAAYEEYGPGICRHNPVFGTMT, from the exons ATGACCGGACGGCTACCAGCCTGTGTGATCGATGTAGGAACTGG CTACACCAAGCTTGGTTTCGCGGCGAACAAGGAACCTCAGTTTATCATTCCTTCCGCAATCGCTATTAAGGAGTCGGCCAAAGTCGGCGACCAGAGTGCACGGCGGGTTACCAAAGGGGTGGAAGATTTGGACTTTTTCATCGGGGACGAAGCATTCGATGCCACCGGGTATTCGGTGAAG TATCCGGTGCGCCATGGATTGGTCGAAGATTGGGACTTGATGGAGCGGTTTCTCGAGCAGTGCATCTTCAAATATTTGCGCGCCGAACCAGAGGACCATCACTTTCTGCTGACGGAGCCACCGCTCAACACGCCGGAAAACCGTGAATACACCGCCGAGATCATGTTCGAAACGTTCAACGTCCCAGGCCTTTACATTGCGGTTCAGGCtgtgctggcgctggctgccAGCTGGGCCTCGCGTCCCGTGCAGGAGCGTACCTTAACGGGCATCGTAGTGGACAGTGGTGACGGTGTAACTCACGTCATTCCAGTCGCAGAAGGCTATGTGATTGGATCGTGCATCAAACACATTCCGATTGCGGGCCGCAACATTACCTCCTTCATCCAGAGCTTGCTGCGCGAGCGTGAAGTCGGCATACCGCCTGAGCAAAGTTTGGAAACGGCAAAAGCAATCAAGGAACGTTACTGTTACATCTGCCCCGACATTGCGAAAGAGTTTGCGAAGTACGATTCGGAACCAGCCAAGTGGATGCGCCATTACGAAGGCATAAACGCGATTACCAAGAATCCCTTCGGAGTGGACGTTGGATACGAGCGGTTCCTAGGACCAGAAATTTTTTTCCATCCGGAGTTTTCAAATCCGGACTTTACGACACCCCTGTCGGAGATTGTCGATACGGTCATTCAAAATTGTCCGATCGATGTGCGGCGACCGCTGTACAACAACATCGTTCTTAGTGGCGGATCGACAATGTTCCGCGACTTCG gTCGCAGATTGCAGCGCGATATCAAGCGAAGTGTTGACGCACGTTTGAGAATAAGCGAGAACTTGAGTGAAGGAAGAATCAAG CCTAAACCGATTGATGTTTCGGTTATCTCCCATCACATGCAACGATAcgccgtttggtttggtggtAGCATGCTTGCTTCTACG CCGGAGTTCTACCAGGTTTGCCACACCAAAGCCGCTTATGAGGAGTACGGGCCGGGCATCTGTCGTCACAATCCCGTTTTCGGCACCATGACATAG
- the LOC128269357 gene encoding MICOS complex subunit MIC13 homolog QIL1-like: MLRFAIKTGIAGGTVYYTKKEGIWDENTEQVYERYAAAMRPHVQSLKQQIPMDVPALPSSGEMCFVTKHYYNEGVKSTIHFIRKIPCYAGQLAMKGSNAIKKALDAQPQPTPTVEAPQAKK; this comes from the exons ATGCTTCG ATTCGCTATTAAAACTGGTATAGCCGGCGGTACCGTCTACTACACCAAAAAAGAAGGCATTTGGGATGAAAACACGGAACAGGTGTACGAGCGGTACGCCGCCGCAATGCGGCCACATGTGCAGTCATTGAAACAACAAATTCCCATGGAT GTACCCGCGCTTCCGTCCAGCGGCGAGATGTGTTTTGTTACTAAACACTATTATAATGAAGGTGTGAAGAGTACGATTCACTTCATCCGTAAAATCCCGTGCTACGCTGGACAGTTGGCGATGAAAGGATCGAATGCAATAAAGAAAGCTCTGGACGCCCAGCCACAACCAACACCTACCGTTGAAGCACCGCAGGCTAAAAAGTAA
- the LOC128269356 gene encoding proliferation-associated protein 2G4 translates to MPPVEKQEEVESTIDDPSVVEKYKVAGEIVNRTLLTAIRACVVGASAKAICQKGDSMLLQEAEKHYKNEEGMKKGVAFPTCLSVNNCICHFSPSRNDPDYVLKENDVVKIDLGAHIDGFIAVAAHTIVVGATPELKCKGRSADVVLAAYYASQAALRLLKDGNSNYAITEAVQKIASAFECKPIEGMLSHQLKQFRIDGEKTIIQNPSIPQKKEHEKCQIEKYEVYAMDVLISTGQGLGKELDTKVSIYKKTEENYLLKLKSSRAFYAEVKKKYGPMPFNLRNFEEEAKAKMGVTECVTHKLVEPFQVLYEKHNEFVAQFKYTVLILPNGLQIVTGYPFEAACYESEHSVEDEEMKKLLATDLVLANKHNPLITLPDASGLGKDKKKRRKKNKNKAAAASTADKAEAESGEDEEDDAPTKA, encoded by the exons ATGCCTCCAGTTGAGAAACAGGAAGAGGTGGAGAGTACAATCGACGATCCATCCGTCGTCGAGAAGTACAAAGTTGCCGGTGAAATTGTGAATC GAACGCTTCTAACAGCGATTCGAGCATGTGTTGTCGGTGCGTCGGCCAAAGCGATTTGCCAGAAGGGTGACAGCATGTTGCTACAGGAAGCCGAGAAG CACTACAAAAATGAAGAAGGTATGAAGAAAGGCGTCGCCTTCCCGACATGCCTGTCGGTGAACAACTGCATCTGTCACTTCTCGCCATCTCGCAACGATCCCGACTACGTGCTGAAAGAGAACGATGTTGTGAAGATTGACCTGGGAGCACATATCGATGGGTTCATTGCAGTAGCGGCTCACACGATCGTGGTTGGTGCAACACCGGAGTTGAAGTGCAAAGGACGATCGGCCGATGTCGTGCTGGCAGCATACTACGCCAGTCAAGCTGCGTTGCGTCTACTGAAGGACGGTAATAGCAACTATGCGATCACGGAGGCAGTGCAGAAGATTGCGTCCGCCTTCGAATGCAAACCGATCGAGGGCATGTTGAGCCATCAGCTGAAGCAGTTCCGGATCGACGGTGAAAAAACCATCATCCAGAATCCATCGATTCCGCAAAAGAAGGAGCACGAGAAGTGCCAGATCGAGAAGTACGAAGTGTACGCCATGGATGTGCTAATCAGCACCGGCCAGGGACTTGGCAAGGAGCTGGACACAAAAGTGTCCATctacaaaaaaacggaagaaaattaCCTGCTCAAGCTGAAATCGTCCCGTGCGTTCTACGCTGAG GTGAAAAAAAAGTACGGGCCAATGCCATTCAATCTGCGCAATTTCGAGGAGGAAGCGAAGGCCAAAATGGGCGTTACCGAGTGTGTAACGCACAAACTGGTGGAACCTTTCCAAGTATTATACGAAAAACACA ATGAATTCGTTGCTCAGTTCAAATATACGGTCCTCATTTTGCCGAATGGCTTACAAATTGTTACGGGCTACCCGTTCGAAGCGGCATGCTACGAGAGTGAGCACAGCGTCGAGGACGAGGAGATGAAGAAGCTGCTCGCCACGGACCTGGTTCTGGCGAACAAACATAACCCGTTGATCACTCTTCCCGATGCTTCAGGACTCGGAAAGGACAAGAAAAAGCggcgcaagaaaaacaaaaacaaggcTGCAGCTGCCAGTACCGCCGATAAGGCGGAAGCGGAGAGTGGCGAAGATGAGGAGGATGATGCCCCAACGAAGGCATAA
- the LOC128277709 gene encoding vitellogenin-1-like — MSKLTIVVVLAAYCCCCGVVSAIDFGGFFKTTGDVAKVAAKTAKGVVEKVPELFSPEQLLEFGKQSIIGLPAEAIAATINQICSVALLTNATESENSVNITDMNYILMTEDDNVTIPLLESDDLWKNDLFNKKFQTVILVTGWTSNVNEPNRAIDTIYKAYAARGGWNFVVIDTAEYVDTLYTWSAFNTNDLGKGLADGLKGLIKYVPLEKIHLVGHSLGAHIVGGAGRHFQFLTNKTIPRITGLDPANPCFNEGESLSGIQRGDADFVDIIHTNAKVLGKRDPIGDADFYPNGVVSVQPGCLDPSCSHKRAWELYAETVYPENEKSLLAIKCNSLLSLNTGGCVGNPVPLGFACPTSSKGNFFLKTNNKSPFAILS, encoded by the exons ATGAGTAAGCTGACGATCGTTGTAGTGTTGGCGGCAtattgctgttgttgtggagTAGTAAGTGCAATCGACTTTGGTGGATTTTTTAAAACAACGGGAGACGTCGCCAAGGTAGCTGCCAAGACGGCAAAAGGGGTGGTTGAGAAAGTTCCGGAACTATTTTCGCCAGAACAACTGCTGGAGTTCGGTAAACAATCTATTATAGGCTTGCCAGCCGAAGCGATCGCTGCTACGATCAATCAGATAT GTTCGGTGGCCTTACTGACGAATGCGACGGAGTCGGAAAATTCAGTGAACATTACTGATATGAATTACATTTTAATGACCGAAGACGACAATGTTACAATACCATTACTGGAATCCGATGATCTGTGGAAAAACGAtctttttaacaaaaaattcCAAACCGTCATTTTGGTCACCGGCTGGACCTCCAATGTGAACGAACCGAATCGTGCGATTGATACGATCTACAAAGCTTATGCGGCTCGCGGTGGATGGAACTTTGTAGTCATCGACACTGCGGAGTATGTAGATACTCTTTACACCTGGTCAGCATTCAATACGAATGATCTTGGAAAGGGATTAGCGGATGGACTGAAGGGATTGatcaagtatgtgccattggAGAAAATACATTTAGTCG GTCATAGCCTGGGGGCGCACattgttggtggtgccggtagacattttcaatttttgacCAACAAAACGATCCCTCGCATTACGGGTCTGGATCCGGCAAATCCTTGCTTTAACGAGGGAGAGTCCTTGAGTGGCATTCAACGGGGTGATGCCGATTTCGTAGATATCATTCACACGAACGCTAAAGTGCTCGGGAAAAGAGATCCAATAGGTGATGCTGACTTCTATCCGAATGG TGTGGTATCTGTTCAACCCGGATGTCTTGACCCATCCT GTTCACACAAACGTGCTTGGGAGCTTTATGCTGAGACTGTCTACCCCGAAAACGAGAAATCTCTTCTGGCGATCAAGTGTAACTCCTTGTTGTCTCTTAATACTGGAGGATGCGTAGGAAATCCAGTTCCACTTGGTTTCGCATGTCCCACATCTTCAAAAGGAAACTTCTTtcttaaaacaaacaataagtctccgtttgccattttatcgTAA
- the LOC128278340 gene encoding nedd8-activating enzyme E1 catalytic subunit, whose product MEVATQNNDHLSKRWTHLRKILERTGPFCNPNFAASSETLEFLLNTCKILVIGAGGLGCELLKDLALMGFRDIHVIDMDTIELSNLNRQFLFRRTDIGMSKAQCAATFINGRVPGCVVTPHFCKIQDFDSSFYRQFHIIVSGLDSIVARRWINGMLISMLDYKDDGTVDESSIIPLIDGGTEGFKGNARVILPGMSACIDCTLDLFPPQVNYPLCTIANKPRLPEHCIEYVKIIQWPKETPFGGDVALDGDDPHHVTWVYEKAQERANNFNITGLSYRLVQGVLKNIIPAVASTNAVIAASCATEVFKIASGCCESLNNYMVFNDVDGIYTYTYEAERKPDCLACSQIPRSVEITDPNSMTLQDLIQHLCDSPELQMKSPGLTALLDGKNKTLYMGTVKSIQEATKGNLTLSLTELGLKEGQEIMVADITTPNTILIKLKFPANEVEMS is encoded by the exons ATGGAGGTAGCCACGCAGAATAACGATCACTTAAGCAAACGCTGGACTCACTTGCGCAAAATACTCGAACGAACGGGTCCGTTTTGCAATCCGAATTTCGCCGCTTCGTCAGAGACGCTAGAGTTTTTACTGAACACAtgcaaaatattggttatCG GTGCTGGCGGATTAGGATGTGAGCTGCTGAAGGACCTAGCACTAATGGGATTTCGAGATATTCATGTGATCGACATGGATACGATTGAGTTATCGAACTTGAACCGGCAATTTTTGTTCCGCCGGACGGATATCGGCATGTCGAAAGCGCAGTGTGCGGCTACATTTATCAATGGGCGCGTCCCGGGGTGTGTCGTGACGCCGCACTTTTGCAAAATTCAAGACTTTGATTCGTCGTTTTACCGCCAATTTCACATAATAGTGAGTGGTTTGGATTCGATCGTGGCCCGGCGGTGGATCAATGGGATGCTTATATCGATGTTGGATTACAAGGATGATGGCACGGTGGATGAATCGTCGATTATTCCGCTGATCGATGGCGGCACCGAAGGGTTCAAAGGCAATGCTCGCGTGATACTGCCGGGAATGTCAGCGTGCATCGATTGCACGCTGGATTTATTCCCGCCACAGGTAAACTACCCGCTGTGCACTATCGCCAACAAGCCGAGGCTGCCGGAGCACTGTATCGAGTATGTGAAAATTATCCAATGGCCCAAAGAAACCCCATTTGGTGGAGATGTTGCTTTAGACGGTGACGATCCACACCATGTAACCTGGGTGTATGAGAAGGCCCAGGAGCGAGCCAATAACTTCAACATTACGGGACTATCGTACCGGTTGGTGCAGGGAGTACTGAAGAATATCATTCCTGCCGTTGCCAGTACGAATGCCGTTATAGCGGCAAGCTGTGCCACGGAAGTGTTTAAAATAGCTTCCGGCTGCTGTGAATCGTTGAACAACTATATGGTTTTTAATGATGTCGATGGAATTTACACGTACACTTATGAAGCCGAAAGAAAACCGGATTGTTTGGCATGCAGTCAGATTCCGCGATCGGTGGAAATAACGGATCCAAACTCAATGACTCTTCAAGATCTTATCCAGCATCTGTGCGATAGCCCCGAGCTACAAATGAAAAGCCCCGGTCTGACCGCTCTGTTGGACGGCAAAAATAAGACACTCTACATGGGAACAGTAAAAAGTATCCAAGAAGCTACTAAAGGCAACTTAACATTATCGCTTACGGAGCTCGGTTTGAAAGAAGGACAAGAGATTATGGTTGCCGATATTACCACACCGAATACGATCCTTATTAAGCTAAAGTTTCCAGCAAACGAAGTGGAAATGTCTTAA